From Onychostoma macrolepis isolate SWU-2019 chromosome 05, ASM1243209v1, whole genome shotgun sequence, one genomic window encodes:
- the tpcn1 gene encoding two pore channel protein 1 isoform X2, giving the protein MAEGDDDVPLILTWDDTSSGLLEEDENGAGNYDVVNNVVIPTPGAPDPRAQNSLQQSWEMNYQEAAIYLQEGENNDKFFTHPRNAHALSAYLFAHNHLFYVMELLTAVLLMLLSLSEAPAVPFLRLDVYVHATLELLVLAMVGFELCMKLRWLGFHTFIRHKRTMVKTCVLFIQFIEAIVVLVRQTSHLRVTRALRPIFLVDCRYCGAVRRNLRQIFQSLPPFIDILLLLLFFMVIFAILGFCLFSANTADPYFSTLENSIVSLFVLLTTANFPDVMMPAYSKNRWSCIFFIVYLSIELYFIMNLLLAVVFDTFNGVEKMKFKSLLLHKRSAIEHAFQLLVSRQRPDGVCLKQFDGLMRFYRPRMTARDRFLTFKALNHSGATMLSLQDFYKFYEVIGLKWKARRSGEHWFDDLPRTAFLIFKGINLLVKSKAFQYAMYLVVAINGIWILVETNMLNDGVSWTRVVPWSYIIFLTIYGIEVLLKITGLGPLTYFSSGWNLFDFSVTVFAFLGLIALAFDMEPFYFIVVLRPFQLLRLFKIKQRYRNVLDTMFELFPRMASLGLTLIIFYYSFAIVGMEFFADVIYPNCCNTSTVADSYRQINQTIGNRTILEEGYYYLNNFNNILSSFVTLFELTVVNNWYITMEGVTSQTTHWSRLYFMTFYIVTMVVMTIIVAFILDAFVFRMNYSRKNREPLDDPEDKKGIVFETEVSQTEALQTLDLYKHTLGITNLSSLQDMCVALERSGHSSLVFVGRRSRTKSDLSMKMYEEEIQEWYEEYSRTNLQPDETFHRELDSPEASAINSIN; this is encoded by the exons ATGGCGGAGGGGGACGACGACGTGCCGCTGATTCTGACCTGGGACGATACGAGCAGCGGGCTGCTGGAGGAAGATGAGA ATGGGGCAGGAAATTATGATGTTGTGAATAATGTTGTCATTCCGACCCCAGGAGCACCAGACCCCAGGGCCCAGAATTCTTTGCAGCAGAGTTGGGAAATGAACTACCAGGAAGCAGCAATATACCTGCAG GAGGGAGAGAATAACGACAAGTTTTTCACTCATCCTCGAAATGCCCATGCGCTCAGTGCCTACCTGTTTGCTCACAATCACCTTTTCTATGTGATGGAGCTGCTGACTGCGGTGTTACTCATGCTTCTGTCCCTCTCAGAGGCCCCTGCCGTCCCCTTTCTCCGCTTGGACGTCTAT GTTCATGCGACACTGGAGTTACTGGTGTTAGCAATGGTGGGCTTTGAGTTGTGCATGAAGCTCCGATGGCTTGGATTTCACACCTTTATACGACATAAGAGGACCATGGTAAAG ACATGTGTCCTGTTTATTCAATTCATCGAGGCAATTGTGGTCTTAGTCCGGCAGACATCTCACCTGCGTGTAACAAGAGCCCTGCGGCCAATCTTTCTGGTGGACTGCCGTTACTGTGGAGCGGTTCGCAG AAACCTGAGGCAGATATTTCAGTCTCTTCCTCCCTTCATTGATATTCTTCTGCTGCTGCTTTTCTTCATGGTCATCTTTGCCATCCTAGGATTCTGTTTGTTCTCAGCCAACACAGCCGACCCT TATTTTAGCACACTGGAGAATAGCATTGTGAGTCTCTTTGTCCTTCTGACCACTGCAAA TTTTCCAGATGTGATGATGCCAGCGTATTCAAAGAATCGTTGGTCATGCATTTTCTTCATTGTGTATCTGTCCATCGAGCTCTACTTCATCATGAATCTG CTCCTGGCGGTAGTTTTTGACACCTTTAATGGAGTCGAGAAGATGAAATTCAAATCTCTTCTTCTACACAAGCGATCCGCCATAGAGCACGCCTTCCAGCTGCTGGTTAGTCGGCAG AGGCCAGATGGagtgtgtttaaaacagtttgaTGGACTGATGCGATTCTATCGTCCACGAATGACAGCACGGGATCGTTTCCTGACTTTCAAAGCCCTCAACCATTCAGGAGCAACCATGCTGAG TCTCCAGGACTTTTATAAGTTTTATGAAGTGATCGGGCTCAAATGGAAG GCTCGACGGAGTGGAGAGCACTGGTTTGATGATCTTCCTCGTACAGCATTCCTCATCTTCAAAG GAATCAATTTACTTGTGAAATCCAAAGCTTTCCAATATGCAATGT ATCTGGTAGTAGCAATTAATGGCATCTGGATCCTAGTGGAGACAAACATGTTAAATG ATGGCGTCTCATGGACTCGTGTTGTCCCATGGAGTTACATTATTTTCCTGACAA TTTATGGAATTGAGGTCTTGTTGAAGATCACAGGCCTTGGTCCTTTGACATATTTCAGCTCAGGGTGGAACCT CTTTGATTTCTCAGTAACGGTCTTTGCCTTTCTGGGATTAATTGCTCTGGCCTTTGACATGGAGCCATTCTACTTCATTGTGGTGTTGAGACCTTTTCAGCTCCTCCG gttgtttaaaattaaacagcGCTACCGTAACGTTTTGGACACAATGTTTGAACTCTTCCCGCGTATGGCCAG TCTAGGTCTGACTCTGATTATCTTCTATTATTCTTTTGCCATCGTTGGAATGGAGTTTTTTGCTGATGTTATTTATCCAAACTGCTGCAA CACTAGCACTGTTGCTGACTCATATCGCCAGATAAATCAGACCATTGGCAACCGGACCATTCTAGAGGAGGGATATTACTATCTCAATAACTTCAATAACATCCTAAGCAGCTTTg TCACTCTTTTTGAGTTAACTGTGGTGAACAACTGGTACATCACTATG GAAGGTGTGACATCACAAACTACTCACTGGAGTCGCCTTTATTTCATGACCTTTTACATTGTCACCATG GTTGTGATGACGATAATTGTGGCCTTCATACTAGACGCATTTGTCTTCAGGATGAACTACAGTCGGAAGAACAGAGAGCCGCTGGACGACCCAGAAG ataAAAAGGGGATTGTCTTTGAGACAGAGGTGTCTCAGACTGAAGCTCTGCAGACTCTGGACTTGTATAAACATACACTGGGCATCACCAACCTAAGCTCACTGCAGGACATGTGTGTGGCTCTGGAGCGGAGCGGG CATTCCTCATTAGTGTTTGTGGGTCGAAGGTCACGTACCAAGAGTGACCTCAGCATGAAGATGTACGAGGAGGAGATTCAG GAATGGTATGAGGAATATTCCAGAACAAACCTCCAGCCTGATGAGACATTCCACAGAGAACTGGACAGCCCTGAAGCCAGTGCCATAAACAGCATTAATTAA
- the agtr2 gene encoding type-2 angiotensin II receptor isoform X1, translated as MLQHQSQWTVDGQHANFRFPVLESSCIIDAMETESTHNLTAPTVSLLHHNMTNSCDYISISASQYQKKVIPTLYSLIFLLGFLGNMLVVCVLYHSSGRRTVANTYLMNLAMSDLLFLSSLPFWAVYYSLDYNWVFGKVMCKLCGGLVTINVYASIFFITCMSVDRYHAIVYPLHSQSSRSINRARCVSGIIWVVAALTTLPTVVFRDIHTFPSNNVTACVIYFPSSYWQTGLTLGKNTLGFFLPFVVIATCYSRIAVNLLATPNYLEQDSTRLVHVLRMVVAVVLAFFFCWFPFHVLAFLGALGELGVEWDCWVLQAIHKLLPFFLCLGFSNSAINPFLYCFVGNHFQEKLWQFYGDMLTQKRDSISTRLSSFSRKLSDFKETVPMEILEQQSSA; from the exons ATGCTGCAACATCAGTCCCAGTGGACTGTGGACGGTCAGCACGCG aACTTCAGATTTCCCGTTCTTGAATCATCCTGCATTATTGACGCCATGGAAACGGAATCCACCCATAACCTGACAGCACCCACTGTGTCTTTGTTGCACCATAACATGACAAACTCATGCGACTACATATCCATCTCAGCCTCGCAATACCAGAAGAAAGTGATCCCCACTTTGTACAGCCTCATTTTCCTGCTAGGTTTTCTTGGTAACATGCTGGTGGTGTGTGTGTTGTATCACAGTTCAGGCCGAAGGACGGTAGCCAACACGTATCTGATGAATCTAGCCATGTCGGACTTGCTGTTCCTGAGCTCTTTGCCATTCTGGGCTGTTTACTATTCGCTGGATTACAACTGGGTTTTTGGGAAGGTCATGTGTAAGCTGTGTGGAGGTTTGGTAACGATAAATGTCTACGCTAGTATATTTTTCATCACCTGTATGAGTGTGGATCGATATCATGCCATCGTCTACCCACTGCACTCTCAGAGCAGCAGGAGCATAAATCGGGCCAGATGTGTCAGTGGCATCATTTGGGTCGTGGCAGCTTTGACGACATTGCCGACAGTTGTGTTTCGTGACATACACACTTTTCCCAGTAACAACGTTACGGCTTGTGTCATTTATTTCCCCAGCTCCTACTGGCAAACCGGTTTAACTCTTGGAAAGAACACCCTGGGGTTCTTCTTGCCATTCGTTGTCATTGCAACCTGCTACAGCCGAATCGCCGTGAACCTTCTGGCCACCCCAAACTACCTGGAGCAAGACTCCACCCGACTGGTCCATGTATTGCGTATGGTGGTCGCTGTGGTACTGGCGTTTTTCTTTTGCTGGTTCCCGTTCCACGTTCTGGCGTTCCTCGGAGCTCTGGGAGAGCTGGGTGTGGAGTGGGATTGCTGGGTGCTTCAAGCGATCCATAAACTCCTGCCGTTCTTCCTCTGCCTCGGCTTTTCCAACTCTGCCATAAACCCTTTCTTGTACTGTTTTGTGGGAAATCACTTCCAAGAGAAGCTGTGGCAGTTTTACGGGGATATGCTGACACAGAAAAGAGATTCTATCAGCACGAGACTGTCTTCCTTCTCCAGGAAACTGAGTGACTTCAAAGAAACCGTGCCTATGGAGATCCTTGAGCAGCAGAGCAGCGCGTAG
- the tpcn1 gene encoding two pore channel protein 1 isoform X1, with protein sequence MEISSTFDNMTGLTHDRPVQTSSFCQQFASVDGAGNYDVVNNVVIPTPGAPDPRAQNSLQQSWEMNYQEAAIYLQEGENNDKFFTHPRNAHALSAYLFAHNHLFYVMELLTAVLLMLLSLSEAPAVPFLRLDVYVHATLELLVLAMVGFELCMKLRWLGFHTFIRHKRTMVKTCVLFIQFIEAIVVLVRQTSHLRVTRALRPIFLVDCRYCGAVRRNLRQIFQSLPPFIDILLLLLFFMVIFAILGFCLFSANTADPYFSTLENSIVSLFVLLTTANFPDVMMPAYSKNRWSCIFFIVYLSIELYFIMNLLLAVVFDTFNGVEKMKFKSLLLHKRSAIEHAFQLLVSRQRPDGVCLKQFDGLMRFYRPRMTARDRFLTFKALNHSGATMLSLQDFYKFYEVIGLKWKARRSGEHWFDDLPRTAFLIFKGINLLVKSKAFQYAMYLVVAINGIWILVETNMLNDGVSWTRVVPWSYIIFLTIYGIEVLLKITGLGPLTYFSSGWNLFDFSVTVFAFLGLIALAFDMEPFYFIVVLRPFQLLRLFKIKQRYRNVLDTMFELFPRMASLGLTLIIFYYSFAIVGMEFFADVIYPNCCNTSTVADSYRQINQTIGNRTILEEGYYYLNNFNNILSSFVTLFELTVVNNWYITMEGVTSQTTHWSRLYFMTFYIVTMVVMTIIVAFILDAFVFRMNYSRKNREPLDDPEDKKGIVFETEVSQTEALQTLDLYKHTLGITNLSSLQDMCVALERSGHSSLVFVGRRSRTKSDLSMKMYEEEIQEWYEEYSRTNLQPDETFHRELDSPEASAINSIN encoded by the exons ATGGAAATCAGTAGTACATTTGACAACATGACTGGACTGACACATGATCGGCCAGTGCAAACATCCTCATTCTGCCAGCAGTTTGCATCTGTCG ATGGGGCAGGAAATTATGATGTTGTGAATAATGTTGTCATTCCGACCCCAGGAGCACCAGACCCCAGGGCCCAGAATTCTTTGCAGCAGAGTTGGGAAATGAACTACCAGGAAGCAGCAATATACCTGCAG GAGGGAGAGAATAACGACAAGTTTTTCACTCATCCTCGAAATGCCCATGCGCTCAGTGCCTACCTGTTTGCTCACAATCACCTTTTCTATGTGATGGAGCTGCTGACTGCGGTGTTACTCATGCTTCTGTCCCTCTCAGAGGCCCCTGCCGTCCCCTTTCTCCGCTTGGACGTCTAT GTTCATGCGACACTGGAGTTACTGGTGTTAGCAATGGTGGGCTTTGAGTTGTGCATGAAGCTCCGATGGCTTGGATTTCACACCTTTATACGACATAAGAGGACCATGGTAAAG ACATGTGTCCTGTTTATTCAATTCATCGAGGCAATTGTGGTCTTAGTCCGGCAGACATCTCACCTGCGTGTAACAAGAGCCCTGCGGCCAATCTTTCTGGTGGACTGCCGTTACTGTGGAGCGGTTCGCAG AAACCTGAGGCAGATATTTCAGTCTCTTCCTCCCTTCATTGATATTCTTCTGCTGCTGCTTTTCTTCATGGTCATCTTTGCCATCCTAGGATTCTGTTTGTTCTCAGCCAACACAGCCGACCCT TATTTTAGCACACTGGAGAATAGCATTGTGAGTCTCTTTGTCCTTCTGACCACTGCAAA TTTTCCAGATGTGATGATGCCAGCGTATTCAAAGAATCGTTGGTCATGCATTTTCTTCATTGTGTATCTGTCCATCGAGCTCTACTTCATCATGAATCTG CTCCTGGCGGTAGTTTTTGACACCTTTAATGGAGTCGAGAAGATGAAATTCAAATCTCTTCTTCTACACAAGCGATCCGCCATAGAGCACGCCTTCCAGCTGCTGGTTAGTCGGCAG AGGCCAGATGGagtgtgtttaaaacagtttgaTGGACTGATGCGATTCTATCGTCCACGAATGACAGCACGGGATCGTTTCCTGACTTTCAAAGCCCTCAACCATTCAGGAGCAACCATGCTGAG TCTCCAGGACTTTTATAAGTTTTATGAAGTGATCGGGCTCAAATGGAAG GCTCGACGGAGTGGAGAGCACTGGTTTGATGATCTTCCTCGTACAGCATTCCTCATCTTCAAAG GAATCAATTTACTTGTGAAATCCAAAGCTTTCCAATATGCAATGT ATCTGGTAGTAGCAATTAATGGCATCTGGATCCTAGTGGAGACAAACATGTTAAATG ATGGCGTCTCATGGACTCGTGTTGTCCCATGGAGTTACATTATTTTCCTGACAA TTTATGGAATTGAGGTCTTGTTGAAGATCACAGGCCTTGGTCCTTTGACATATTTCAGCTCAGGGTGGAACCT CTTTGATTTCTCAGTAACGGTCTTTGCCTTTCTGGGATTAATTGCTCTGGCCTTTGACATGGAGCCATTCTACTTCATTGTGGTGTTGAGACCTTTTCAGCTCCTCCG gttgtttaaaattaaacagcGCTACCGTAACGTTTTGGACACAATGTTTGAACTCTTCCCGCGTATGGCCAG TCTAGGTCTGACTCTGATTATCTTCTATTATTCTTTTGCCATCGTTGGAATGGAGTTTTTTGCTGATGTTATTTATCCAAACTGCTGCAA CACTAGCACTGTTGCTGACTCATATCGCCAGATAAATCAGACCATTGGCAACCGGACCATTCTAGAGGAGGGATATTACTATCTCAATAACTTCAATAACATCCTAAGCAGCTTTg TCACTCTTTTTGAGTTAACTGTGGTGAACAACTGGTACATCACTATG GAAGGTGTGACATCACAAACTACTCACTGGAGTCGCCTTTATTTCATGACCTTTTACATTGTCACCATG GTTGTGATGACGATAATTGTGGCCTTCATACTAGACGCATTTGTCTTCAGGATGAACTACAGTCGGAAGAACAGAGAGCCGCTGGACGACCCAGAAG ataAAAAGGGGATTGTCTTTGAGACAGAGGTGTCTCAGACTGAAGCTCTGCAGACTCTGGACTTGTATAAACATACACTGGGCATCACCAACCTAAGCTCACTGCAGGACATGTGTGTGGCTCTGGAGCGGAGCGGG CATTCCTCATTAGTGTTTGTGGGTCGAAGGTCACGTACCAAGAGTGACCTCAGCATGAAGATGTACGAGGAGGAGATTCAG GAATGGTATGAGGAATATTCCAGAACAAACCTCCAGCCTGATGAGACATTCCACAGAGAACTGGACAGCCCTGAAGCCAGTGCCATAAACAGCATTAATTAA
- the agtr2 gene encoding type-2 angiotensin II receptor isoform X2, with product METESTHNLTAPTVSLLHHNMTNSCDYISISASQYQKKVIPTLYSLIFLLGFLGNMLVVCVLYHSSGRRTVANTYLMNLAMSDLLFLSSLPFWAVYYSLDYNWVFGKVMCKLCGGLVTINVYASIFFITCMSVDRYHAIVYPLHSQSSRSINRARCVSGIIWVVAALTTLPTVVFRDIHTFPSNNVTACVIYFPSSYWQTGLTLGKNTLGFFLPFVVIATCYSRIAVNLLATPNYLEQDSTRLVHVLRMVVAVVLAFFFCWFPFHVLAFLGALGELGVEWDCWVLQAIHKLLPFFLCLGFSNSAINPFLYCFVGNHFQEKLWQFYGDMLTQKRDSISTRLSSFSRKLSDFKETVPMEILEQQSSA from the coding sequence ATGGAAACGGAATCCACCCATAACCTGACAGCACCCACTGTGTCTTTGTTGCACCATAACATGACAAACTCATGCGACTACATATCCATCTCAGCCTCGCAATACCAGAAGAAAGTGATCCCCACTTTGTACAGCCTCATTTTCCTGCTAGGTTTTCTTGGTAACATGCTGGTGGTGTGTGTGTTGTATCACAGTTCAGGCCGAAGGACGGTAGCCAACACGTATCTGATGAATCTAGCCATGTCGGACTTGCTGTTCCTGAGCTCTTTGCCATTCTGGGCTGTTTACTATTCGCTGGATTACAACTGGGTTTTTGGGAAGGTCATGTGTAAGCTGTGTGGAGGTTTGGTAACGATAAATGTCTACGCTAGTATATTTTTCATCACCTGTATGAGTGTGGATCGATATCATGCCATCGTCTACCCACTGCACTCTCAGAGCAGCAGGAGCATAAATCGGGCCAGATGTGTCAGTGGCATCATTTGGGTCGTGGCAGCTTTGACGACATTGCCGACAGTTGTGTTTCGTGACATACACACTTTTCCCAGTAACAACGTTACGGCTTGTGTCATTTATTTCCCCAGCTCCTACTGGCAAACCGGTTTAACTCTTGGAAAGAACACCCTGGGGTTCTTCTTGCCATTCGTTGTCATTGCAACCTGCTACAGCCGAATCGCCGTGAACCTTCTGGCCACCCCAAACTACCTGGAGCAAGACTCCACCCGACTGGTCCATGTATTGCGTATGGTGGTCGCTGTGGTACTGGCGTTTTTCTTTTGCTGGTTCCCGTTCCACGTTCTGGCGTTCCTCGGAGCTCTGGGAGAGCTGGGTGTGGAGTGGGATTGCTGGGTGCTTCAAGCGATCCATAAACTCCTGCCGTTCTTCCTCTGCCTCGGCTTTTCCAACTCTGCCATAAACCCTTTCTTGTACTGTTTTGTGGGAAATCACTTCCAAGAGAAGCTGTGGCAGTTTTACGGGGATATGCTGACACAGAAAAGAGATTCTATCAGCACGAGACTGTCTTCCTTCTCCAGGAAACTGAGTGACTTCAAAGAAACCGTGCCTATGGAGATCCTTGAGCAGCAGAGCAGCGCGTAG